One segment of Podospora pseudopauciseta strain CBS 411.78 chromosome 5 map unlocalized CBS411.78m_5.2, whole genome shotgun sequence DNA contains the following:
- a CDS encoding uncharacterized protein (EggNog:ENOG503P2MZ) — protein MLAIDSLFSGSFLGQLRNIALMTTTSRDAGSSPRRITEPTPSQLNSRSVSPPAPEPIPRSQPKPASPKARSSRRGPRPGTRIIRPDPGSLYDIMHDNAGTSLYAMPMCWTDRHSELLGVQFDRHPTIEKPVPENLDGRWLEPSHMARVLTTELQVLVQADPSPTKLFCKNRAIKHVMSTLFPHTLSKAKTSAELDLFFGMKAFRKAVRLPCVWKSAASRDASFDSMATLDPHTLVRSDSEYAPNLPILAYVNRSQLAAIRKNLFRIASGPNGIFNEPVARLQALRSKLLIPANIDHDPYIVATLLAMAQAHFYRIPAYSGRMTPSSSAHDSQRGVRLRMPQFRDIKVQLITHDEGQENDPHFIVYTAVITATFLERFMTPHKTPLVDSEDGLGMKITYTPVKVWPILGLKERLAKALGSEISGVSPFDNPEFIDLHGPLVEPAPEQLPVFAHIISQRKLKRRRDKERQPLEEMLNSSFEEEPPSSDDRPLLSPSAKRRRTARSVGTLEVC, from the exons ATGCTCGCAATTGA CTCTCTCTTCAGCGGCAGCTTTCTGGGTCAGCTGCGCAACATTGCTCTCATGACGACAACTTCACGCGACGCGGGCTCCTCGCCCCGTCGCATCACCGAACCCACCCCGTCTCAACTCAACAGTCGCTCAGTGTCCCCTCCGGCCCCGGAACCAATACCAAGGTCCCAGCCGAAGCCGGCAAGTCCCAAGGCCCGTTCATCACGCCGTGGTCCGCGGCCCGGCACCCGCATCATACGTCCCGATCCAGGCTCTCTGTACGACATCATGCACGACAATGCAGGCACTTCCCTCTACGCCATGCCCATGTGCTGGACTGACCGGCACTCGGAACTCCTTGGCGTCCAGTTCGACAGGCACCCCACCATTGAGAAGCCTGTCCCAGAGAACCTCGACGGCAGATGGCTTGAGCCCTCCCACATGGCGCGCGTCTTGACGACAGAGCTGCAGGTGCTCGTCCAGGCCGACCCGTCGCCTACCAAGCTCTTTTGCAAGAATCGCGCCATCAAGCATGTCATGTCGACCCTCTTCCCTCACACCTTGTCCAAGGCAAAGACATCGGCCGAACTCGACCTCTTCTTCGGCATGAAGGCCTTCCGAAAAGCGGTTCGTTTGCCCTGTGTCTGGAAGAGCGCTGCCAGCCGGGATGCCTCGTTCGACTCCATGGCTACACTGGATCCACACACACTCGTGAGATCCGACTCCGAGTATGCGCCAAACCTCCCTATTCTGGCTTATGTCAACCGGTCGCAACTTGCCGCCATTCGCAAGAACCTCTTCCGCATTGCTTCTGGCCCCAACGGCATATTCAACGAGCCTGTTGCACGGCTGCAGGCCTTGCGCTCCAAGCTCTTGATCCCCGCCAACATCGACCATGACCCCTACATCGTTGCCACCCTTCTCGCTATGGCGCAAGCACACTTTTACCGCATACCCGCCTACAGTGGTAGGATGACGCCGAGCAGCTCGGCGCATGATAGCCAGAGGGGTGTTCGATTGCGCATGCCGCAGTTCCGTGACATCAAGGTCCAGCTCATCACCCACGACGAGGGACAAGAAAACGACCCCCACTTCATTGTCTATACGGCCGTCATCACCGCAACATTCTTGGAGAGGTTCATGACCCCTCACAAGACCCCTTTGGTCGACAGTGAAGACGGGCTCGGTATGAAGATCACCTACACGCCAGTCAAGGTGTGGCCTATTCTCGGCCTCAAGGAACGTCTTGCCAAGGCCCTCGGGTCAGAGATCTCAGGGGTTTCACCGTTTGACAACCCGGAGTTCATCGACCTTCACGGCCCCCTCGTCGAGCCTGCGCCCGAGCAACTGCCTGTTTTTGCTCACATCATCAGCCAGCGCAAGCTCAAGCGGCGTCGTGATAAGGAAAGGCAACCCCTTGAGGAAATGTTGAACAGTagttttgaggaggagcctCCCAGCTCGGACGACCGACCTCTGCTCAGTCCAAGTGCTAAGAGGAGACGGACGGCGAGGTCGGTTGGGACCTTGGAGGTTTGCTAG